The following DNA comes from Blastocatellia bacterium.
CAGAGTTTCGAGAGGATTTGAAATATTGGGTAGAGACAGACCGCAAGGCGGCGCTGAGAGCGTTAGAGCTTGTTGAGGCCATCTTGCGAGATCCATTCGTCGGGATAGGGAAGCCAGAGCCATTGAAGTATCTTGGTGCGGGAGTTTGGTCGAGGAGGTTGACGCAAGAGCATCGGGTTGTGTACTTGGTCTTTGATGACAGAATAGACTTCCTGCAATGCCGGTATCACTACTAAAGAGGCGTCTAACAAGGCGTTGCAGCGGAGGCCGCGAAGCAAGTCTCTCATCGCTTCCCATTTTTCTCACGCGGCCCCGCTGAACGCGGGCGTTGGGCGCCTTCCCCGCAGTTACTGATGAGCGAAGTTGTTCGTGCCAGGAACTTGGTTCGGTGCGCAGCTCAACCCTGCGGCGAC
Coding sequences within:
- a CDS encoding Txe/YoeB family addiction module toxin, with protein sequence MAKKGKGRDKKQERDAVFHPEFREDLKYWVETDRKAALRALELVEAILRDPFVGIGKPEPLKYLGAGVWSRRLTQEHRVVYLVFDDRIDFLQCRYHY